A window of Nicotiana tabacum cultivar K326 chromosome 24, ASM71507v2, whole genome shotgun sequence contains these coding sequences:
- the LOC107804619 gene encoding small ribosomal subunit protein mS47 isoform X1: MRMNKLKVLLSLTQPLRRNDSRFLSNHHCRHFSAQPSYAHVDYIQEQVLVEGRAKSRAAILNRPSALNAITPSMAARLSRLYESWEENSDIGFVMMKGNGRAFSSGADVVTLYELINEGKIEECKKFFETLYKFVYLLGTYLKPNVAILDGVTMGSGAGISLPGMFRVVTDRTVRTFSNGAFLYLAKDVVYSTPEAQIGFHPDAGASYYLSRLPGYLGEYLALTGEKLNGVEMIACGLATHYSLKERLPWLEERLGKLITDDRLVIENSLAQYGDLVYPDSKSVLHKFEKIDKCFSQDTVEEIIEALEREAAESHDEWCNTALNKIKEASPLSLKVALKSIREGRFQPLDQCLVREYRISINWVSKRVSDDFCEGVRARLVDKDFAPKWGPTRLEEVTTDMVDCFFIPLGELEPELNLATALREPSM, from the exons ATGAGAATGAATAAACTGAAAGTTTTACTATCACTGACTCAACCATTGCGGAGAAATGATTCCCGATTCCTCTCTAATCACCATTGCAGACACTTCTCTGCTCAACCCAGCTACGCCCATGTGGATTATATTCAAGAACAG GTTCTGGTTGAAGGAAGGGCTAAGTCAAGAGCAGCTATTCTCAATAGACCATCTGCACTTAATGCTATTACTCCTTCTATG GCTGCTCGTTTAAGTAGATTGTACGAGTCTTGGGAGGAAAACTCAGATATTGGATTTGTCATGATGAAG GGCAATGGCAGAGCATTTTCCTCTGGAGCAGACGTTGTCACTCTTTATGAGTTGATTAATGAAG GGAAGATTGAGGAGTGCAAGAAGTTCTTCGAAACATTATATAAATTTGTTTACTTGTTAGGAACATATCTCAAGCCAAAT GTGGCAATTTTGGATGGTGTCACAATGGGAAGTGGGGCAGGTATTTCGCTTCCAGGAATGTTTCGCGTTGTAACTGATAGAACTGTACGTACCTTCTCCAATGGTGCCTTTCTTTATCTTGCAAAGGATGTT GTTTATTCTACTCCTGAGGCTCAAATTGGTTTTCATCCTGATGCAGGGGCTTCTTATTATCTTTCTCGCCTTCCTGGCTACTTAG GGGAGTATTTGGCTTTAACAGGAGAAAAGCTTAATGGCGTAGAAATGATTGCTTGTGGTCTTGCTACCCACTATTCACTCAAAGAA AGGCTTCCTTGGTTGGAGGAACGCCTTGGTAAATTGATCACAGATGATCGTCTTGTCATTGAAAATTCTCTAGCCCAGTATGGTGACCTTGTTTACCCAGATAGCAAGAGTGTTCTGCACAA GTTTGAGAAAATCGATAAATGCTTTAGCCAGGATACAGTTGAGGAAATTATAGAAGCTCTG GAAAGAGAGGCAGCAGAATCTCATGATGAATGGTGTAATACAGctcttaataaaataaaagaagccTCTCCATTGAGCTTGAAAGTGGCTTTGAAATCA ATTAGAGAAGGCAGATTTCAACCCCTTGATCAGTGTCTAGTTCGTGAATATCGCATATCAATTAATTGGGTGTCCAAACGGGTGTCCGATGATTTCTGTGAG GGTGTCCGTGCTAGATTGGTTGACAAGGACTTTGCTCCAAAG TGGGGTCCAACGCGGCTGGAGGAAGTTACCACCGACATGGTTGACTGCTTCTTCATCCCATTAGGTGAATTAGAACCCGAACTCAATTTGGCCACTGCACTACGAGAGCCTTCTATGTGA
- the LOC107804619 gene encoding small ribosomal subunit protein mS47 isoform X2, producing the protein MRMNKLKVLLSLTQPLRRNDSRFLSNHHCRHFSAQPSYAHVDYIQEQVLVEGRAKSRAAILNRPSALNAITPSMAARLSRLYESWEENSDIGFVMMKGNGRAFSSGADVVTLYELINEGKIEECKKFFETLYKFVYLLGTYLKPNVAILDGVTMGSGAGISLPGMFRVVTDRTVYSTPEAQIGFHPDAGASYYLSRLPGYLGEYLALTGEKLNGVEMIACGLATHYSLKERLPWLEERLGKLITDDRLVIENSLAQYGDLVYPDSKSVLHKFEKIDKCFSQDTVEEIIEALEREAAESHDEWCNTALNKIKEASPLSLKVALKSIREGRFQPLDQCLVREYRISINWVSKRVSDDFCEGVRARLVDKDFAPKWGPTRLEEVTTDMVDCFFIPLGELEPELNLATALREPSM; encoded by the exons ATGAGAATGAATAAACTGAAAGTTTTACTATCACTGACTCAACCATTGCGGAGAAATGATTCCCGATTCCTCTCTAATCACCATTGCAGACACTTCTCTGCTCAACCCAGCTACGCCCATGTGGATTATATTCAAGAACAG GTTCTGGTTGAAGGAAGGGCTAAGTCAAGAGCAGCTATTCTCAATAGACCATCTGCACTTAATGCTATTACTCCTTCTATG GCTGCTCGTTTAAGTAGATTGTACGAGTCTTGGGAGGAAAACTCAGATATTGGATTTGTCATGATGAAG GGCAATGGCAGAGCATTTTCCTCTGGAGCAGACGTTGTCACTCTTTATGAGTTGATTAATGAAG GGAAGATTGAGGAGTGCAAGAAGTTCTTCGAAACATTATATAAATTTGTTTACTTGTTAGGAACATATCTCAAGCCAAAT GTGGCAATTTTGGATGGTGTCACAATGGGAAGTGGGGCAGGTATTTCGCTTCCAGGAATGTTTCGCGTTGTAACTGATAGAACT GTTTATTCTACTCCTGAGGCTCAAATTGGTTTTCATCCTGATGCAGGGGCTTCTTATTATCTTTCTCGCCTTCCTGGCTACTTAG GGGAGTATTTGGCTTTAACAGGAGAAAAGCTTAATGGCGTAGAAATGATTGCTTGTGGTCTTGCTACCCACTATTCACTCAAAGAA AGGCTTCCTTGGTTGGAGGAACGCCTTGGTAAATTGATCACAGATGATCGTCTTGTCATTGAAAATTCTCTAGCCCAGTATGGTGACCTTGTTTACCCAGATAGCAAGAGTGTTCTGCACAA GTTTGAGAAAATCGATAAATGCTTTAGCCAGGATACAGTTGAGGAAATTATAGAAGCTCTG GAAAGAGAGGCAGCAGAATCTCATGATGAATGGTGTAATACAGctcttaataaaataaaagaagccTCTCCATTGAGCTTGAAAGTGGCTTTGAAATCA ATTAGAGAAGGCAGATTTCAACCCCTTGATCAGTGTCTAGTTCGTGAATATCGCATATCAATTAATTGGGTGTCCAAACGGGTGTCCGATGATTTCTGTGAG GGTGTCCGTGCTAGATTGGTTGACAAGGACTTTGCTCCAAAG TGGGGTCCAACGCGGCTGGAGGAAGTTACCACCGACATGGTTGACTGCTTCTTCATCCCATTAGGTGAATTAGAACCCGAACTCAATTTGGCCACTGCACTACGAGAGCCTTCTATGTGA